In a genomic window of Agarivorans albus:
- a CDS encoding alkaline phosphatase D family protein: MSEENLALVLVGPILRQISTTKLSMWIATSQAVELQLTLQAKGKPPQLFDHQQIMQTSQCICAGEHLYYYLIDLELKSALPVDTWVSYDLGLIKAGESEPLTWRDWAPELVYPPHNLPGFVVPNKVKQMLHGSCRKPHFASGDGLVRADAWLAEQELDNWPSLLMLSGDQVYADDVATPMLVAIHQLVARLGLANEPFQDSKLAASEQLHAQGHYLSRQELLPKEGVELAANKALFSAVKKPIFTSDHANNHLISLAEMLAMYLLVWSPSAWSKLDMSPPDSLSFEQLDEFVKQRETLDGFVAGLAKVQRLMAHLPCAMMFDDHDVTDDWNLTAAWEQSAYGHPFSKRIIGNALVAYFLCQGWGNAPDNFSAKLLGELQASLLTPGGQQHIALIDTLLSYPQWHYHWDTEPKLLVLDTRTHRWRSERNLNSPSGLMDWEALTDLQQQLIGLDAVILVSPAPMFGVKLIEVIQRLFTLAGKPLLVDAENWMAHPGSANALLNLFRHPKTPQHFVILSGDVHYSFAYQIQLRGREGGPDIWQITSSGIKNQFPEGLLNTLDRINRWLYSPRSPLNWFTRRRRMRIVPHRPENAARGERLLNASGIGLLELNSDGSPKAVLQLTAKGEAIAFEMSEQDARWE; encoded by the coding sequence ATGAGTGAAGAAAATTTAGCACTGGTATTAGTCGGCCCAATCTTAAGACAAATCAGCACTACTAAGCTGAGCATGTGGATTGCCACCTCGCAAGCTGTAGAACTACAACTTACCTTGCAAGCGAAGGGCAAGCCGCCACAGTTGTTTGATCATCAGCAAATCATGCAAACTAGCCAATGCATTTGTGCTGGTGAGCATCTTTATTATTACTTAATAGATCTAGAGCTTAAATCGGCTTTGCCCGTCGATACTTGGGTTAGCTACGATTTAGGTCTTATTAAAGCTGGTGAATCGGAGCCTTTAACGTGGCGAGATTGGGCACCTGAATTGGTGTATCCACCGCACAATTTACCAGGCTTTGTGGTTCCTAATAAGGTAAAGCAAATGCTACATGGCTCATGCCGTAAACCGCACTTTGCTAGTGGCGATGGTTTGGTAAGAGCAGATGCTTGGCTAGCGGAACAAGAGTTAGATAACTGGCCAAGTTTGCTAATGCTAAGTGGCGATCAAGTATATGCCGACGACGTTGCTACTCCCATGCTAGTCGCTATTCACCAGTTAGTTGCCCGTTTAGGTTTGGCGAATGAGCCTTTTCAAGACAGTAAACTAGCCGCTAGTGAACAGCTTCATGCTCAAGGGCATTATTTGTCTCGCCAAGAGCTATTGCCTAAAGAGGGAGTAGAACTGGCAGCCAATAAAGCCTTATTTAGCGCGGTAAAGAAACCTATTTTCACCTCTGATCATGCTAACAATCATTTAATCTCTTTAGCCGAAATGCTTGCCATGTACTTGTTAGTGTGGTCACCCAGCGCTTGGTCGAAACTGGATATGAGCCCGCCAGACTCATTAAGTTTTGAGCAACTGGACGAGTTTGTTAAGCAGCGCGAAACCCTTGATGGCTTTGTTGCGGGTTTAGCTAAAGTGCAGCGCTTAATGGCGCATTTGCCTTGCGCAATGATGTTTGATGACCATGATGTCACCGACGATTGGAATTTAACCGCAGCTTGGGAGCAAAGTGCCTACGGTCATCCATTTTCTAAACGTATTATTGGCAATGCTTTAGTGGCCTACTTTCTATGCCAAGGCTGGGGCAATGCACCAGACAACTTTTCAGCGAAGTTGCTAGGCGAACTACAAGCGAGCTTGTTGACTCCCGGTGGTCAGCAACATATAGCGCTGATCGATACGCTACTTAGCTACCCACAGTGGCATTACCATTGGGATACTGAACCTAAGTTACTAGTGTTGGATACTAGAACTCACCGCTGGCGCTCGGAGCGTAACCTTAATTCACCGTCGGGTTTGATGGATTGGGAAGCCCTTACCGATTTACAGCAGCAATTGATTGGGCTAGATGCCGTTATATTAGTTTCCCCTGCACCGATGTTTGGGGTAAAGCTTATTGAAGTGATTCAGCGTCTTTTTACCTTGGCAGGAAAACCACTGCTGGTGGATGCAGAAAACTGGATGGCGCATCCAGGTTCGGCAAACGCGTTATTAAATTTATTTCGCCACCCTAAAACGCCACAGCACTTTGTGATTTTGTCTGGTGATGTGCATTACTCTTTTGCTTATCAAATTCAACTGCGTGGCAGAGAAGGTGGTCCCGATATTTGGCAAATCACTAGCAGTGGCATAAAAAACCAATTTCCTGAAGGCTTGCTTAATACCCTAGATCGGATTAATCGCTGGCTATATTCACCTCGCTCACCACTTAATTGGTTTACTCGTCGCAGACGAATGCGCATTGTGCCTCATCGACCAGAAAATGCTGCACGTGGTGAGCGCTTACTTAATGCCTCCGGCATTGGTTTGCTTGAACTAAATAGCGATGGCTCTCCCAAGGCGGTGCTGCAATTAACGGCCAAAGGAGAGGCGATAGCGTTTGAAATGTCTGAGCAAGACGCGCGCTGGGAATAG
- a CDS encoding efflux RND transporter permease subunit produces MQQTKASMFILSMQHAWVKFGWLLLLIVALMGLPKLNLQPSIQAYFSKNDPELVALSIFEQQFGADANLQVLFIGSQSWTSPNQLALLQSISQQLLLLEGVETVSPTTDLALQSALPPTLAKQLVSEDGLSVLLSLNVAPNIAEQAKLVPELFSQLDTVLQEFAAEGVSYQYAGELALSQQYLKVLKHDLSWFAPALIISFALLFTLVIRNLRWLAAMASCAFFSLLLTLGLSGWLGLKLAAISAFIPLVIISLIMAYCSHLYFAWREQLVVSNDSYQAILGALEHKFSPLLWGALTTAAGFLLLNLSPSPPIADFGLMVAFSVLVNGLACCSLLPWWLKGITCSKNINTKQPAKLVNFSLLLKYRRVILLAALVVSLVAGWAVSQLRFDDDPLNYFKADNAFSLSRDKLQQQFLGLHSVRYQLNEQSDDPLARSEPLSRLLGYLNQQAEVRQVNSKHDWLDWFAQDPTAIMSMSTVQQSGLDLAKQAELLTVWLQPLSNRQLIEFEQRVAQWAAAEQIQLSPAYSSNLIFAKFNQANGQAMLLSFSLAFLLVALVVLVLKRSGYLMLLALLANAIPLLWVFALWQLFGQHLSLGSAVVMGMMLGIIVDDSLHILLKVDPVRGGAQLQQGMASITPALLLTSGALTVGFALAYLSDFLPIQQMGLLSALTLLLALLVDLLILPLCLPHAKSRLSAELGGQP; encoded by the coding sequence ATGCAACAAACCAAGGCCTCAATGTTTATCCTAAGCATGCAACATGCTTGGGTGAAATTTGGCTGGCTGTTGCTGCTAATTGTTGCCTTAATGGGCTTACCCAAACTCAACTTGCAACCCAGCATTCAAGCCTATTTCTCTAAGAATGATCCAGAGCTTGTTGCTCTAAGTATATTTGAACAGCAGTTTGGTGCTGATGCTAATCTTCAGGTTTTGTTCATCGGCTCTCAAAGCTGGACCAGCCCAAATCAACTCGCTTTGCTCCAGAGTATTAGTCAGCAGTTATTGCTGCTTGAGGGAGTCGAAACTGTTAGCCCAACTACCGATTTAGCCTTGCAATCGGCCTTACCTCCCACACTAGCAAAACAGCTAGTTAGTGAAGATGGTTTAAGTGTATTGCTTAGCCTAAATGTAGCGCCGAATATTGCTGAACAGGCGAAGCTTGTACCAGAGCTTTTCTCGCAGCTTGATACTGTGCTGCAAGAGTTTGCAGCTGAAGGCGTCTCTTATCAATATGCTGGAGAACTAGCGCTAAGTCAGCAATATCTTAAGGTATTGAAGCATGATTTGAGTTGGTTTGCTCCAGCGCTGATCATCAGTTTTGCCTTGCTATTTACTTTGGTTATTCGCAATCTGCGGTGGTTAGCTGCCATGGCCAGCTGCGCCTTTTTTAGCTTGCTGCTTACTTTGGGGCTAAGTGGTTGGTTGGGTTTAAAATTGGCGGCAATTAGTGCTTTTATTCCCTTGGTTATCATTAGTCTCATCATGGCCTATTGCAGCCATTTATATTTTGCATGGCGAGAGCAGCTAGTAGTGAGCAATGATAGCTATCAGGCTATATTGGGCGCTTTAGAGCACAAGTTCTCACCTTTGCTTTGGGGGGCGTTAACCACCGCTGCAGGTTTCTTATTATTGAATCTAAGCCCTTCACCACCAATTGCAGATTTTGGCTTAATGGTGGCATTTTCAGTGTTAGTTAATGGCTTGGCCTGTTGCTCCCTGCTGCCTTGGTGGCTAAAAGGCATTACATGTTCAAAAAATATAAACACAAAACAACCCGCTAAATTAGTTAACTTTTCTCTTTTGCTTAAGTATCGACGCGTTATTTTGCTGGCCGCACTTGTTGTGAGCTTAGTGGCGGGGTGGGCGGTAAGTCAGCTGCGCTTTGATGATGATCCTTTGAACTACTTTAAAGCCGATAATGCTTTTTCTTTGAGCAGAGATAAACTGCAGCAACAGTTTTTAGGTTTACATAGTGTGCGTTATCAGCTTAACGAACAAAGCGATGATCCCTTGGCTCGTTCAGAGCCATTAAGCCGATTGCTAGGCTACTTAAATCAGCAAGCCGAAGTTCGCCAAGTAAACAGCAAACATGATTGGTTAGATTGGTTTGCACAAGACCCAACAGCAATTATGAGTATGTCTACGGTGCAGCAAAGTGGGCTTGATTTAGCTAAACAGGCAGAGTTACTCACGGTATGGTTACAGCCATTAAGCAATCGCCAGCTTATTGAGTTTGAGCAACGAGTGGCACAGTGGGCGGCTGCCGAGCAAATCCAATTATCACCCGCTTATAGCAGCAACCTCATTTTTGCTAAGTTTAACCAAGCTAATGGCCAAGCGATGTTGCTGTCTTTTAGCCTTGCTTTCTTGTTAGTGGCCTTGGTGGTGCTAGTGTTAAAACGCAGTGGGTATCTAATGCTGCTAGCATTGCTGGCTAACGCCATTCCGCTATTATGGGTATTTGCTCTATGGCAACTATTTGGCCAACACTTAAGCTTAGGCAGTGCGGTGGTAATGGGCATGATGCTAGGCATTATTGTTGATGATAGTTTGCACATATTACTTAAGGTTGATCCGGTGCGTGGTGGCGCCCAGCTGCAGCAAGGTATGGCTAGCATTACTCCCGCTTTATTGCTCACTTCTGGGGCGCTAACAGTTGGTTTCGCCCTAGCTTATCTATCTGATTTTTTGCCTATTCAGCAAATGGGTTTGCTCTCAGCGCTTACCCTGTTATTAGCCTTGTTGGTGGACTTATTGATACTGCCTTTGTGTTTACCTCATGCTAAAAGCCGTTTGTCAGCAGAGCTAGGAGGGCAGCCATGA
- a CDS encoding 3-oxoacyl-ACP synthase III family protein has protein sequence MAVKFASHSLNLLAANWFVPHQPVANEQLLGYMAEQCGWRMARKAKIIAKRLGVERRFLSRSFAQPRSQALPTGVDMAKQVLQQCLQQADLQVEQLGYLLSHTCTPHTQVPPNAAWLADELAYHGAYAELRQACTGFANGLQLASALCAADQAPVAIVGSETGSVYFDLDKQFVDQQQLVNFVQMGDGCGGVIVGPASQPERLIKDIYLGQIGHNKAPGFYLDAGANTVGEGNMARFHHNITQVKETGSQLFELGLEAVLSRGYQLSDFRYILPHQANGHIDKLLSKALNYPKEQIINDAKLFGNLGSAAIWLSFARLLENCPLEPGDQVLVLGAEATKYLYGGFVYQH, from the coding sequence ATGGCAGTAAAATTTGCAAGCCATTCATTAAACTTATTGGCTGCTAACTGGTTTGTGCCACATCAGCCAGTCGCTAATGAACAGTTGTTAGGCTACATGGCGGAGCAATGTGGTTGGCGCATGGCACGTAAAGCCAAAATTATTGCCAAACGTTTAGGGGTGGAGCGGCGCTTTTTAAGCCGCAGTTTTGCCCAGCCACGCAGTCAAGCTTTACCAACTGGCGTGGATATGGCAAAGCAGGTGCTACAACAGTGCTTGCAGCAGGCGGATTTGCAGGTTGAGCAACTAGGGTATTTGTTAAGCCATACCTGTACGCCGCACACCCAAGTTCCGCCCAATGCAGCATGGTTGGCCGATGAGTTGGCATACCACGGCGCTTATGCCGAGCTTCGCCAAGCTTGTACCGGTTTTGCCAATGGTTTGCAGCTAGCTAGCGCGTTATGCGCCGCAGACCAAGCGCCAGTAGCTATTGTGGGCAGTGAAACGGGCTCGGTGTATTTCGATTTAGATAAGCAATTTGTCGATCAGCAACAGTTAGTGAATTTTGTGCAAATGGGAGATGGTTGTGGTGGGGTTATTGTTGGCCCTGCTAGCCAGCCAGAGCGATTAATTAAAGATATTTACCTAGGGCAAATTGGGCATAACAAAGCCCCTGGCTTTTACTTAGATGCTGGGGCTAATACTGTTGGTGAGGGCAATATGGCGCGCTTTCATCATAATATTACTCAGGTGAAGGAAACTGGCTCACAGTTATTTGAGTTAGGCTTAGAGGCAGTGCTGTCACGGGGTTATCAACTTAGTGACTTTCGTTACATTTTGCCGCATCAAGCCAATGGTCATATCGATAAACTACTGAGCAAAGCACTTAACTATCCAAAAGAACAAATCATTAATGATGCAAAACTATTCGGTAATCTTGGGTCAGCAGCTATTTGGTTAAGCTTTGCTCGTTTACTTGAGAATTGCCCCTTAGAGCCTGGAGACCAAGTATTGGTGTTAGGCGCAGAAGCGACAAAATACCTTTATGGTGGTTTTGTTTATCAGCATTAG
- a CDS encoding SDR family NAD(P)-dependent oxidoreductase has translation MQVAGKWALVTGASRGVGLRIAKALAAKGAKVIVHSRSLSASQKVVDEITRLQGFAVAVEAELSDNQAVASLVSQVNQLTHQSLTVLYNNAAIMTPWRDDAVVPASDYALSFQVNCIAPASLCDAFLPQMKQQGEGRIVNVTSGIADQPQLMAYSCSKAALDRYVRDMLPSLAGSGVLMNLMDPGWLQTDLGGEQAPNHPDSVLPGALVPVLLDEEAGSGQLYCAQDYR, from the coding sequence ATGCAAGTAGCAGGTAAATGGGCCTTAGTGACTGGGGCAAGTCGAGGTGTGGGTTTACGCATTGCCAAAGCATTAGCCGCTAAAGGTGCCAAAGTGATTGTGCACAGTCGAAGTTTGAGCGCATCGCAAAAAGTGGTAGATGAGATTACCCGCCTGCAAGGCTTCGCGGTTGCGGTAGAAGCCGAGCTGTCTGATAACCAAGCTGTAGCCAGTTTAGTGAGTCAAGTTAATCAATTAACTCATCAATCTTTGACGGTGTTATATAACAATGCCGCAATTATGACGCCTTGGCGAGATGACGCCGTGGTTCCTGCCTCAGATTATGCCTTAAGTTTTCAAGTAAATTGCATTGCACCAGCAAGTTTATGTGACGCCTTTTTACCGCAAATGAAGCAGCAAGGTGAGGGACGTATAGTTAATGTTACCTCTGGCATTGCCGACCAACCTCAGCTTATGGCTTATAGCTGTTCTAAAGCTGCCTTAGATCGTTATGTGCGCGACATGCTGCCCAGCTTAGCTGGCAGCGGTGTATTAATGAACTTAATGGATCCTGGTTGGTTGCAGACCGACTTAGGCGGAGAGCAAGCGCCAAATCATCCAGATTCAGTATTACCGGGCGCTTTGGTCCCGGTTTTACTTGATGAAGAGGCAGGTAGTGGCCAGCTCTACTGCGCTCAGGACTACCGTTAA
- a CDS encoding MFS transporter, whose amino-acid sequence MLNNSAHQPSSGILSPLLGLGLFAVASGYLMSLLPLALTALALPLSLSAWLASAYYTGLLLGALQAQRLIAAIGHRMAFILCLLALLTTVLLMFLLRYASAWLALRLVAGVATAGIFVVVESWLLLVDDDKQRAARLGIYMLTLYAGSAVGQLLIEPIGTAGLVPFLSIATLLALAILAPLFARTAKPHPVLHSAVSIKELSSLSKPAFIGCIVSGLVLGPIYGLMPSYLSSSTQWSNKVGVLMASLVLGGMLVQPLSSYLSARLNKTLLQAFAAAIGVLAALAIAMANSWLALSVSLFVLGAAAFSIYPIAISQACVNVPAEKIVAITELMLISYSIGSISGPLLAESAQSLALKLPLYIALVLASTSMYMLIVASKEKTGRGHLPPTLGV is encoded by the coding sequence ATGTTAAACAATTCTGCACACCAGCCCAGCTCAGGGATCCTTAGCCCATTGTTAGGCTTGGGCTTATTTGCGGTAGCCTCAGGCTACCTCATGAGCCTATTACCACTGGCATTAACAGCCTTAGCGCTTCCACTGTCGTTAAGTGCATGGTTGGCCAGTGCGTATTACACAGGTTTGTTACTCGGCGCCTTACAAGCGCAACGCTTAATCGCAGCTATTGGCCATCGGATGGCCTTCATCCTTTGTTTGTTAGCATTGCTCACCACAGTTTTATTGATGTTCTTGCTTCGCTATGCGAGCGCTTGGCTAGCCCTGCGCCTAGTGGCTGGTGTGGCAACCGCAGGTATTTTTGTGGTGGTTGAATCTTGGCTTTTACTCGTGGATGACGACAAACAACGAGCCGCTCGCTTAGGTATTTACATGCTGACTCTTTATGCTGGCAGCGCCGTTGGTCAGTTGTTAATTGAGCCAATCGGAACCGCGGGCTTAGTGCCCTTTTTAAGCATTGCGACTCTGCTGGCTTTAGCTATTTTGGCGCCTCTGTTTGCGCGCACTGCCAAACCCCATCCGGTTTTACATAGCGCTGTGTCTATCAAGGAGCTTTCAAGCTTAAGTAAGCCAGCTTTTATCGGCTGCATTGTATCCGGTTTGGTGCTGGGCCCAATCTACGGGCTAATGCCCAGCTATTTAAGTAGCTCAACTCAGTGGAGCAACAAGGTAGGAGTGTTAATGGCAAGCTTAGTGCTTGGTGGAATGTTGGTACAGCCCTTAAGTAGCTATTTATCGGCACGATTAAACAAAACCTTGCTACAAGCTTTCGCAGCAGCCATAGGTGTACTAGCAGCTTTGGCAATAGCCATGGCTAACTCCTGGTTAGCCTTGTCAGTAAGCTTATTTGTATTAGGAGCGGCGGCATTTTCTATTTACCCAATCGCGATATCTCAAGCTTGTGTAAATGTGCCAGCGGAGAAAATTGTCGCCATCACCGAATTAATGCTAATTAGCTATAGCATCGGCTCGATAAGCGGCCCATTGCTGGCAGAATCCGCTCAAAGCTTGGCGCTTAAACTGCCCTTATATATCGCGTTAGTCTTGGCTAGTACCAGCATGTATATGTTGATTGTGGCCAGCAAAGAAAAAACTGGCCGAGGCCACCTTCCACCTACACTTGGGGTTTGA
- a CDS encoding PA3496 family putative envelope integrity protein: MRFSRFDDIDEWEDEDKAAQIKHAKKAKNSSRTRRRIDEYHEQKQLASYLTDFSSFS, encoded by the coding sequence ATGAGATTTTCAAGATTTGATGATATTGATGAGTGGGAAGACGAAGACAAAGCCGCTCAGATTAAACACGCTAAAAAAGCCAAAAATAGTTCGCGTACTCGGCGCAGAATAGACGAGTATCATGAGCAAAAACAGTTGGCTTCGTATTTAACGGATTTCAGCTCATTTTCTTAA
- a CDS encoding DUF2750 domain-containing protein, translating into MSTSETNLSAFSQAVIAAGELWVLSADDEFVVVDSIEFEATDVMPLFSKQANAQALCIEDWASYQPVAVKLEEFFEEWLPSLDEDKVLVAIDLDENLVGEEIEAFTLAKQLAADDA; encoded by the coding sequence ATGTCTACTTCAGAAACAAATCTATCAGCCTTTAGCCAAGCAGTAATTGCTGCAGGGGAGCTTTGGGTGCTTAGCGCCGATGATGAATTTGTAGTGGTGGATTCCATCGAATTTGAAGCCACCGACGTAATGCCGCTATTTTCTAAACAAGCAAATGCGCAAGCTTTATGTATTGAAGATTGGGCGAGCTATCAGCCAGTAGCCGTTAAACTTGAAGAGTTTTTTGAAGAATGGTTACCAAGCCTTGATGAAGACAAAGTATTGGTGGCCATAGACTTAGATGAAAACTTAGTAGGCGAAGAAATCGAAGCATTTACTTTGGCCAAACAACTGGCCGCAGACGACGCCTAA
- a CDS encoding DEAD/DEAH box helicase: MTFNQLPLNPNLLKNLSALGYQQASEIQQQAIPLALAGHDLMACAQTGTGKTAAFCLPILQALSQQKRTHHIQALIITPTRELAQQVHQNLENYAKGCEFNCALVYGGVSIEKQQLALKQACNIVVATPGRILDHLKRGSCDLKHLQHLVLDEADRMLDLGFKDELRALFKYLPQLRQTMLFSATLDESIYRFAKPWLNQAKQLDIAKAHSKAVKIEERVYNVDQDKKAALLCQLAKKASWQQALVFCRTKQGVDKLVKQLIQQGISAAALHGDLSQAAREQNLVKFKASEIRLLVATDVAARGIDIENMPCVINLELPYKNEDYTHRIGRTGRAGQSGIAITLLSVDDEHLLHDLEAQLDRRLPQQWYPGFEPDLSQPAPSNKRNSRSVQKRKARQRALGNNKRHK, translated from the coding sequence ATGACATTTAACCAACTGCCTCTCAACCCTAACTTACTTAAAAACCTTAGCGCTTTGGGCTATCAACAAGCTAGCGAGATTCAACAGCAAGCCATCCCTCTAGCGTTGGCTGGCCATGATTTAATGGCCTGTGCCCAAACCGGCACCGGCAAAACCGCAGCGTTTTGCTTGCCTATTTTGCAAGCCCTTAGCCAGCAAAAGCGTACTCACCATATCCAAGCCTTAATCATCACACCTACTCGTGAGTTGGCTCAGCAAGTGCACCAAAACCTAGAAAATTACGCTAAAGGCTGCGAGTTTAATTGTGCATTGGTGTATGGAGGTGTGAGTATAGAAAAGCAGCAATTAGCTCTTAAGCAAGCCTGCAACATAGTGGTGGCGACTCCTGGCCGAATTTTAGATCACCTAAAGCGTGGCTCCTGTGACTTAAAGCACTTACAACATTTGGTATTAGACGAAGCCGATCGCATGCTCGACCTTGGCTTTAAAGATGAATTAAGAGCCCTATTCAAGTACTTACCACAGCTGCGCCAAACCATGCTGTTCTCAGCTACGTTAGATGAGAGTATTTACCGCTTTGCTAAACCTTGGTTAAACCAAGCCAAACAACTAGATATTGCCAAAGCTCATAGCAAGGCAGTAAAAATAGAAGAACGCGTTTACAACGTGGACCAAGATAAAAAAGCCGCATTGCTTTGCCAATTAGCTAAAAAAGCCAGTTGGCAGCAAGCCTTGGTATTTTGCCGCACCAAACAAGGCGTGGATAAACTGGTTAAACAGCTAATTCAACAAGGTATAAGTGCCGCAGCTTTACATGGAGACTTAAGCCAAGCCGCCCGCGAACAAAATTTAGTTAAATTTAAGGCTTCCGAAATACGCCTCTTAGTCGCAACTGATGTAGCGGCTCGGGGGATAGATATCGAAAATATGCCCTGTGTTATCAACCTAGAGCTACCTTACAAAAACGAAGACTATACCCACCGCATTGGCCGTACTGGTCGCGCTGGGCAAAGCGGCATTGCCATCACATTGTTGAGTGTTGACGACGAACACTTACTGCATGACTTAGAAGCCCAACTCGACCGCCGATTACCTCAGCAATGGTATCCTGGCTTTGAGCCCGATTTAAGCCAGCCCGCACCCTCTAACAAACGTAATTCGCGCTCAGTGCAAAAACGTAAAGCCCGACAACGCGCTTTAGGCAATAACAAGCGACACAAATAA
- a CDS encoding ABC transporter substrate-binding protein, whose amino-acid sequence MSLKWLVLLIVSLSLSCVAQPLRVSLLLTPKQRDSFHFVFEAFTQETGIHIQTIIRSDEDYKSEIDKWLKGGENSPDVLHWQASERLFQFSRKGLIRPINHLWQELKLADSFAHLQSGVSEEGQVYALPFAYYHWGIFYRKSLIDKHGGPQRFWEDFVRQCEQLKQAGITPIGIGTKNYWPAAAWFDHLNLRINDLSFHQQLLRGEVSFYDPRLTPVYEQWASLIKLGFFNADHHDYAWDEVLPIFYRERIAFLLLGNFVATKWPAKLEDDIGFMPFPVLYDLPTYEVAPTDVFMIAQHTKKVYQAEEFIKYMARAEVQAQIAEGLGYIPASTASEVSSDSLVSEGASMLKESIGVSQYFDRDTIPAFEQIAVKAFTRFLDDADIPRLKRDLEQARQFAFKLSASLPKAKL is encoded by the coding sequence ATGTCGCTCAAATGGCTAGTCTTGCTAATTGTCTCTTTAAGTTTAAGTTGTGTTGCCCAGCCGCTTAGAGTGTCTTTACTGTTAACACCCAAGCAACGCGATAGTTTTCATTTTGTATTTGAGGCCTTTACTCAAGAAACTGGCATTCATATTCAAACGATTATTCGCAGTGATGAAGACTATAAAAGCGAGATCGATAAGTGGCTTAAAGGGGGAGAAAACTCACCCGATGTGCTGCACTGGCAAGCTTCTGAACGCTTGTTTCAGTTTTCTCGTAAGGGCCTGATAAGGCCAATTAATCATCTTTGGCAAGAGTTAAAACTTGCTGATAGTTTTGCCCATTTACAAAGTGGAGTGAGTGAAGAAGGGCAGGTATATGCCTTGCCTTTTGCTTATTATCACTGGGGTATTTTTTATCGAAAATCACTTATCGATAAACATGGTGGCCCGCAACGTTTTTGGGAAGATTTTGTTCGTCAATGCGAACAGCTTAAACAAGCTGGTATTACCCCCATTGGTATTGGTACCAAAAACTATTGGCCAGCCGCAGCTTGGTTTGATCATTTAAACCTGAGAATAAACGACCTTAGCTTTCACCAGCAATTACTTCGAGGGGAAGTCTCTTTTTATGATCCTCGATTAACACCAGTCTATGAACAATGGGCCTCGTTAATCAAACTCGGCTTCTTTAATGCTGATCATCATGATTACGCATGGGATGAAGTATTACCCATTTTTTACCGAGAACGGATAGCATTTTTGTTGTTAGGTAATTTTGTAGCCACCAAGTGGCCAGCTAAGTTGGAAGACGATATTGGATTTATGCCATTTCCGGTGCTGTATGATCTACCCACCTATGAGGTGGCTCCCACCGATGTGTTTATGATTGCTCAACACACCAAGAAGGTGTACCAAGCTGAAGAGTTTATAAAGTATATGGCAAGGGCAGAAGTACAAGCCCAAATAGCTGAAGGCTTAGGCTATATACCTGCTTCTACTGCGTCAGAAGTGAGTAGTGATAGTTTAGTGAGTGAAGGTGCGAGTATGCTAAAGGAATCTATCGGCGTATCGCAGTATTTTGATCGCGATACCATTCCTGCGTTTGAACAAATCGCGGTAAAGGCTTTTACTCGGTTTTTAGACGATGCTGATATACCGCGCTTAAAGCGCGATTTAGAGCAGGCAAGGCAGTTTGCATTTAAGCTTTCTGCAAGCCTTCCCAAGGCTAAGCTGTAA
- a CDS encoding substrate-binding periplasmic protein yields MAESRATWRVAYSTKQHLLSHDIMNLLVKEARVESVNYYLPFARRLRSLQLGQVDITAGLIKTEQREQDIYFLEPAYLSTARHYFVIRKSELRSLNQYSDLYPMRVGIKLGAKHFARFDQDHKLYKVKLNNQSECLKMLERKRVDVCLAGETGRHKALKSSLWAGKFKIAKFEVPYDSKVYIGISRQSSLYQQREKLEHLLNYLHYSGKLTSTIAHYYHSQQIPVPAMTN; encoded by the coding sequence ATGGCTGAGTCAAGAGCGACTTGGCGAGTAGCCTATTCAACAAAGCAACATCTACTGAGCCACGACATTATGAACTTGTTGGTTAAAGAAGCTCGGGTGGAAAGTGTCAATTATTATTTGCCGTTTGCTAGGCGTTTGCGCAGTTTGCAGCTTGGCCAAGTGGACATAACCGCAGGTTTAATTAAAACTGAGCAGCGTGAACAAGATATCTACTTCTTAGAGCCCGCTTACTTAAGCACTGCTCGTCATTATTTCGTTATACGTAAAAGTGAACTACGAAGCTTAAACCAGTATTCAGATCTTTATCCCATGCGGGTAGGCATTAAGCTTGGGGCTAAGCATTTCGCGCGCTTCGATCAAGACCACAAACTATATAAAGTGAAGCTAAACAACCAAAGCGAATGCTTGAAAATGCTTGAACGAAAACGCGTTGATGTATGCTTAGCCGGCGAGACTGGCCGCCATAAAGCCTTGAAGTCTTCCTTGTGGGCTGGAAAATTTAAGATTGCTAAGTTTGAAGTGCCTTACGATAGCAAGGTGTATATAGGTATCTCCCGTCAATCAAGCTTATATCAGCAGCGAGAAAAGCTAGAGCACTTGCTTAACTATCTTCATTACTCTGGAAAATTGACTTCTACAATTGCTCACTACTATCACTCTCAACAGATCCCTGTTCCCGCAATGACCAACTGA